The proteins below are encoded in one region of Candidatus Brocadiaceae bacterium:
- a CDS encoding NAD-dependent epimerase/dehydratase family protein, translating to MHNFSASDRILIIGGTGFIGSHLVRRCLKKSPFVSCIGLTGKADKGVLGKEVEYLQADIANTRQLQSVLKDRMFDYVFNVGGYVDHAPYFKGGRRMIEAHFIGLMNLLDCLDRKKLKGFVQIGSSDEYGSVPAPQNESLREMPIAPYSLAKASASHFIQMLHSTEGLPGVVVRLFLTYGPGQDKKRFLPQIIHAFLQNESVETTEGMQLRDFCYVEDVVEGLVGAAVTPQAKGRIINIASGVPVSIRKMIETVFNMIGKGKPLFGARPYRIGEHIELYADISVAKNILGWEPQTSLEEGLEKTIEYYRGNNGVGE from the coding sequence ATGCATAATTTTTCCGCTAGCGATAGAATATTGATTATTGGTGGTACGGGGTTTATCGGTAGTCATCTTGTAAGAAGATGTTTAAAGAAAAGTCCGTTTGTTTCCTGTATCGGTTTAACTGGCAAAGCTGATAAGGGGGTTTTGGGGAAAGAGGTAGAATATCTGCAGGCGGATATTGCCAATACCCGGCAATTACAATCAGTACTAAAAGATCGAATGTTTGATTATGTGTTCAATGTGGGAGGTTATGTAGATCATGCGCCGTATTTTAAAGGTGGCAGAAGGATGATCGAGGCTCATTTTATTGGCCTTATGAATCTGCTTGATTGTCTTGATAGAAAAAAACTAAAAGGGTTTGTTCAAATAGGCAGTAGTGACGAATACGGTAGTGTGCCAGCGCCTCAGAATGAGTCTCTGAGGGAAATGCCTATTGCGCCTTATTCTCTCGCGAAAGCTTCTGCTTCACATTTTATTCAAATGCTTCATTCAACGGAAGGTCTTCCTGGTGTTGTTGTGCGCTTGTTTTTGACCTATGGACCTGGGCAGGATAAGAAACGATTTCTGCCTCAAATTATACATGCCTTTTTACAGAATGAATCCGTGGAAACCACTGAAGGTATGCAGCTCAGAGATTTCTGTTATGTTGAAGATGTCGTTGAGGGTCTAGTCGGGGCGGCTGTAACGCCACAGGCAAAGGGAAGGATAATTAATATTGCGTCTGGTGTGCCTGTTTCGATTCGTAAAATGATAGAAACGGTTTTTAATATGATTGGGAAAGGCAAACCACTTTTTGGTGCACGACCATACAGAATTGGGGAGCATATAGAACTCTACGCTGATATAAGTGTTGCAAAAAATATTCTCGGATGGGAGCCGCAAACGAGCCTTGAAGAAGGATTAGAGAAGACAATAGAGTATTATAGGGGGAATAATGGAGTAGGAGAATAG
- the rfbF gene encoding glucose-1-phosphate cytidylyltransferase — translation MNDVIILCGGKGSRLSEETVVKPKPMVEIGGKPILWHIMKQYSHYGCHRFIIALGYKGEYIKNYFFHYRILSSDFTIKMHPNKDPEIHGVSDESHWEITLVDTGIDTLKGGRIKRIEKYIKSDNFHLTYGDGVSNINIEDLERFHLKSGSIGTVSGVHPPSRFGEMVINNNDVVRFEEKPQLSTGIINGGFFIFNKKLFDYLSVDEHCDFEFGPLQRIASEGELKVFKFNGFWQCMDTLREREYLERLWESGAPPWKMWI, via the coding sequence ATGAATGATGTAATCATATTATGCGGCGGTAAAGGAAGCCGTTTAAGCGAAGAAACGGTTGTAAAACCAAAACCAATGGTGGAGATAGGCGGCAAACCAATATTGTGGCATATTATGAAACAGTATTCTCACTATGGATGCCACCGTTTTATTATTGCTTTAGGTTACAAAGGGGAATATATAAAGAATTATTTTTTTCATTATCGGATTTTGTCTAGTGATTTTACCATAAAAATGCATCCAAATAAGGATCCGGAAATTCATGGAGTGAGTGATGAGTCACATTGGGAAATTACCCTTGTAGATACAGGGATTGATACGTTGAAGGGTGGAAGGATAAAACGTATTGAAAAGTATATCAAAAGTGATAATTTTCATCTCACGTATGGGGATGGTGTAAGTAATATCAATATAGAGGATTTAGAACGATTTCACCTGAAGAGCGGGAGCATAGGAACAGTTTCCGGTGTGCATCCGCCGTCTCGATTTGGGGAAATGGTGATTAATAATAATGATGTGGTGCGTTTTGAAGAAAAACCACAATTGAGTACGGGAATAATCAATGGTGGATTTTTTATTTTTAATAAAAAACTTTTTGACTATCTCAGTGTTGATGAACATTGTGACTTTGAATTTGGTCCGCTTCAAAGAATTGCTTCAGAAGGAGAGCTGAAGGTGTTTAAATTTAATGGGTTCTGGCAATGTATGGATACCTTAAGGGAGCGGGAGTATCTGGAAAGGTTGTGGGAATCAGGTGCACCTCCGTGGAAGATGTGGATTTAG
- a CDS encoding aldolase/citrate lyase family protein, with translation MNSKNQLKKRLKNGEIVFGPWCIIPSPTVTNIIATTGMDFVIFDLEHGSISYETLENMICSAESEDCCPLVRVGQRDELQILRSLDLGAHGVLVPHVQNKKEAEEAVSFIKYYPEGQRGFSPYTRAGGYSLIGVKDHAKNQNQQTLVALILENKDCLDKIEEILDIRNVDLIYIGAYDLSQSLGVPGQLNNPKVRECVERSVRKIRDNGVAAGGYVAKNVEDIRWMTDIGMQFITYLPDVTTIFHSFHDASNMFKSVIDKRIADI, from the coding sequence TTGAATAGTAAAAACCAGCTAAAGAAAAGGTTGAAAAACGGAGAGATAGTTTTTGGCCCCTGGTGTATTATTCCTTCTCCAACGGTTACCAATATTATTGCGACTACAGGCATGGACTTTGTTATATTTGATTTGGAACATGGATCAATTTCCTATGAAACCCTTGAGAATATGATATGTTCAGCGGAGTCTGAAGATTGTTGCCCGTTAGTCAGAGTGGGCCAGAGAGATGAATTGCAGATCCTACGCTCTTTGGATTTGGGTGCGCACGGTGTCTTGGTTCCTCATGTACAGAATAAAAAAGAAGCAGAGGAGGCCGTTTCGTTTATCAAATATTATCCGGAAGGTCAAAGGGGTTTTTCTCCCTATACAAGAGCGGGGGGATACAGTCTGATTGGCGTTAAAGATCATGCAAAAAATCAAAACCAACAGACCCTGGTTGCCTTAATTCTGGAAAATAAAGATTGTTTGGATAAAATAGAAGAGATTCTGGATATTCGGAATGTTGACCTGATATATATTGGAGCGTACGATCTCTCCCAATCTTTAGGGGTACCTGGCCAGTTAAATAACCCTAAGGTGAGAGAGTGTGTTGAAAGAAGTGTAAGAAAAATACGAGATAACGGGGTCGCTGCAGGGGGGTATGTGGCAAAAAATGTGGAGGATATTCGATGGATGACAGATATCGGAATGCAGTTTATTACCTACCTTCCCGATGTAACAACCATTTTTCACTCGTTTCATGATGCCTCGAATATGTTTAAAAGTGTAATCGATAAACGAATTGCGGATATATGA
- a CDS encoding nucleotidyltransferase domain-containing protein, whose product MRYNNTIKTLIASIEPYGPERIYLFGSWARDEQDDTSDIDIVLIKETNNSFFERLKEIVPYMAGINRAIDILIYTPQEFQKMLEEGNVFAEMIQEEGVIIYEKKRGRGEKVVNYFDCL is encoded by the coding sequence ATGAGATATAATAACACCATAAAAACCCTTATCGCTTCCATTGAACCATATGGCCCTGAAAGGATATACCTCTTTGGTTCATGGGCAAGGGATGAGCAGGACGATACCAGCGACATAGACATCGTCCTTATTAAAGAAACAAATAATAGCTTTTTTGAAAGGCTTAAGGAGATTGTGCCATACATGGCAGGGATAAACAGGGCGATTGATATTTTAATCTACACGCCGCAGGAGTTCCAAAAAATGCTCGAAGAAGGGAACGTGTTTGCAGAAATGATTCAGGAAGAAGGGGTTATTATCTATGAAAAAAAGAGAGGAAGAGGCGAAAAGGTGGTGAATTATTTTGATTGTCTTTAA
- a CDS encoding DUF433 domain-containing protein codes for MPAKRTRSGKGLEHPYITIDPRIAKGSPVISGTRIRVIDIAIEYDRIGLTPDQIIDVHPHLTLEAIHDALSYYYEKRNCFDAEIKNKIKVIENIAGEKPSILKKARG; via the coding sequence ATGCCTGCTAAACGAACGAGATCAGGTAAAGGATTAGAGCATCCATATATTACTATTGATCCCAGGATTGCAAAAGGGAGTCCTGTGATTTCTGGTACAAGAATACGGGTAATAGATATAGCAATAGAATATGATAGGATCGGCCTTACTCCTGACCAAATTATAGACGTCCATCCGCATTTAACACTTGAAGCTATACATGATGCACTTTCGTATTATTACGAAAAAAGAAATTGTTTTGATGCGGAAATCAAAAATAAAATAAAAGTTATTGAAAACATTGCCGGGGAAAAACCATCAATTTTGAAAAAAGCACGTGGCTAA
- a CDS encoding DUF433 domain-containing protein yields MNSIQTSYEHIVLDEIGTPLIAGTTMKVVELVVEKLAYGWSAEELCFQHPYLSLGQIYSSLAYYADHQTEFEKDIEKRLELSIKLGKDIGTTPLLTRLRTKGFIT; encoded by the coding sequence ATGAATTCTATACAGACTTCCTATGAACATATTGTCTTAGATGAAATAGGAACTCCTTTAATTGCCGGTACAACAATGAAGGTGGTTGAACTTGTTGTTGAAAAGCTGGCATATGGCTGGAGTGCAGAAGAGTTATGTTTTCAACATCCCTACCTCAGTTTAGGCCAGATATACTCATCGCTTGCCTATTATGCCGATCACCAGACTGAATTTGAAAAAGATATCGAGAAACGTTTGGAACTGAGTATTAAGCTGGGAAAAGACATCGGAACTACACCGTTACTAACCAGATTGAGAACAAAAGGATTTATTACGTGA
- a CDS encoding B12-binding domain-containing radical SAM protein produces the protein MHILFINFNIGSTVGINNGLAILSAVLKKRGHKVDLLFLSEELGYDFDLERIRQDIIRLNPDMIGISLMEPQFKYMEALCADLRSYCKGFVVCGGPYPTMDPETVLSVKAVDAVCVGEGEGALCELVEALEAGEDVTHIRNVWYKMPDGTIVKNKLRPLTDISVLPPEDKELFELDKLLPLKNFQLETMLGRGCVYKCSYCINDSYVALYNKYGVEPTDTKSLTRMKNVDTVLEEIQNVISKYPGVRKIAFIDDNFLMYPGFVEEFYRRYKEEIGLPFMCNINPMSFTRSKGIFLKDAGCDDIRFGIESGSERVKREIMKRPITNKSVMNAFHITNELGLMSSSFNMIGLPTETKEEVYETLKLNAAILPDTIKLMTFYPFKNTPIYDMCEKLNLIDYDKKRELDDYDTFTCLKFPENYQLLLKKIQTIFNWYINMFLENGASSEYRKLVEKSESMGIDEWRDYDVLLEDKAVSKKMKKRGILHYSKFLNRSLAVKFPSRHFQNEI, from the coding sequence ATGCATATATTGTTTATTAATTTTAATATCGGTTCGACAGTTGGCATTAACAATGGCTTGGCGATTCTTTCTGCTGTCCTGAAAAAGAGAGGTCATAAAGTGGACTTATTGTTTTTATCAGAAGAGCTTGGCTATGATTTTGACCTTGAACGCATCAGGCAGGACATTATAAGGTTGAATCCCGATATGATCGGAATCTCCCTTATGGAACCGCAGTTTAAATATATGGAAGCGCTTTGTGCTGATTTAAGAAGCTATTGCAAAGGGTTTGTTGTGTGTGGAGGTCCTTATCCTACGATGGATCCTGAAACGGTATTATCCGTAAAAGCCGTTGATGCTGTCTGTGTCGGGGAAGGAGAAGGTGCCCTTTGTGAACTTGTAGAGGCCTTAGAGGCAGGTGAGGATGTTACACATATTAGAAATGTATGGTATAAAATGCCGGACGGAACAATTGTAAAAAATAAATTGAGACCATTAACAGATATCTCAGTACTTCCCCCAGAAGATAAGGAGTTATTTGAATTGGATAAATTACTGCCTCTAAAAAACTTTCAGTTGGAGACAATGCTTGGAAGGGGATGCGTTTACAAATGTAGCTATTGTATTAATGATTCCTATGTTGCTTTATATAATAAATATGGTGTTGAACCAACAGATACGAAGTCTCTTACGCGCATGAAGAATGTAGATACCGTACTTGAAGAGATTCAAAATGTGATCTCAAAATATCCCGGGGTAAGAAAAATAGCGTTTATAGATGATAATTTTCTTATGTATCCCGGGTTTGTGGAAGAATTTTATCGGAGATATAAGGAGGAAATAGGGCTTCCTTTTATGTGTAACATTAATCCGATGTCATTTACCAGATCCAAGGGAATATTTTTGAAGGATGCCGGTTGTGATGATATCAGATTTGGGATAGAAAGTGGTAGCGAAAGGGTCAAGAGGGAGATTATGAAGAGGCCCATAACAAACAAAAGCGTAATGAATGCGTTTCATATTACGAATGAATTGGGTCTCATGTCAAGTTCGTTCAATATGATTGGATTGCCCACGGAAACAAAGGAAGAGGTATATGAAACATTGAAACTCAATGCAGCGATTCTCCCGGACACCATCAAATTAATGACATTTTACCCTTTTAAAAACACACCCATTTATGATATGTGTGAAAAACTGAACCTGATAGATTATGATAAAAAAAGAGAATTGGATGATTATGACACCTTTACGTGTTTAAAATTTCCGGAAAACTACCAGCTTCTTCTCAAGAAAATACAGACAATATTTAATTGGTATATTAATATGTTTCTGGAGAACGGGGCTTCTTCTGAGTATAGAAAGCTAGTAGAAAAGTCTGAGTCGATGGGTATAGACGAATGGAGAGATTACGACGTTTTATTGGAAGATAAGGCGGTTTCAAAGAAGATGAAAAAAAGAGGAATCCTGCATTACTCGAAATTTCTTAATAGAAGTCTTGCCGTAAAGTTTCCAAGCAGGCATTTTCAAAATGAGATATAA
- a CDS encoding nucleotidyltransferase family protein: MSKNKVLIMCGGRGKRLGNLTESIPKPLIEIGGKTILEMKFDNYMSQGFKDFILCIGYKGGLIEEAIEKFNFPINCKFSDEGEPAGILKRLNAAKDLFEEKVILTYGDTFTDIKLSLLSEIHEKSDNEATIVVAPIQNPFGLVEFDNRGKVTYFKEKPILNYYIGYAVINKAALELIPQKIIDMPDGEGLITFYRILMAMEKLGTFYHSGLQITFNTEDELKDVRKKIADFYTTKENT, translated from the coding sequence ATGAGCAAAAATAAAGTTCTCATAATGTGTGGTGGCAGGGGAAAGCGTTTAGGAAATTTAACGGAAAGCATTCCCAAACCTTTAATTGAAATAGGCGGAAAAACAATCCTTGAGATGAAGTTTGACAACTATATGAGCCAGGGATTTAAAGATTTTATTCTCTGTATTGGGTATAAGGGAGGCTTGATTGAAGAGGCAATTGAAAAATTTAATTTTCCCATTAATTGTAAATTCTCGGACGAGGGAGAGCCTGCTGGCATTCTCAAAAGATTGAATGCAGCGAAAGATTTATTTGAAGAGAAGGTGATACTTACCTATGGCGATACCTTTACCGACATAAAGTTATCGCTATTGTCTGAAATACATGAGAAAAGCGATAATGAAGCAACCATTGTGGTTGCCCCCATTCAAAATCCTTTTGGACTGGTCGAATTTGATAATAGGGGTAAGGTAACATATTTTAAGGAAAAACCTATTTTGAATTATTATATAGGGTATGCTGTTATTAATAAAGCAGCTTTGGAATTAATTCCTCAAAAGATAATTGATATGCCAGATGGAGAGGGCTTAATTACGTTTTATAGAATATTAATGGCAATGGAAAAACTTGGTACCTTTTATCACTCAGGACTGCAGATTACCTTTAATACGGAAGATGAACTTAAAGATGTGCGAAAGAAGATTGCTGATTTTTACACCACGAAGGAGAATACGTGA
- a CDS encoding GDP-mannose 4,6-dehydratase yields the protein MKNKHILVTGGAGFIGSHLTKRLVRLGAKVSVIVKYKSIIDNVRLSSVWDNLTVIEADLRNVDSLRQFKKQKYDIIFHLAAYNHVGDSFLHVGEALMSNAIATANMLEFAPGYNRFIYTSSSEVYGYQESVPFRETSIPNPISPYAIGKYSGELYARMKRRQTRQQIVCVRPFNTFGPYQSERAVIPELIIKSLRNMPIETTEGTQTREFNYVDNIVDGFLLLSDMDPPPEQVINIGAQQEIRICDLVKIIHELCGSKSELRIGALPNRPTEILRMFADNTQAVQILKWRPKVSFEEGLKRSIDWFRKYLGVFYASSSPLNQL from the coding sequence GTGAAAAATAAACATATTTTAGTTACGGGGGGGGCAGGGTTTATTGGTTCACACCTAACAAAAAGGCTGGTGCGTTTAGGGGCGAAAGTTTCGGTTATTGTAAAGTATAAAAGTATTATTGATAATGTCCGGTTGAGTTCCGTGTGGGATAATCTTACCGTTATTGAGGCCGATTTGCGTAATGTAGACTCACTGCGTCAATTTAAAAAACAAAAATACGATATTATTTTCCATCTGGCGGCATACAACCATGTCGGGGATAGTTTTTTGCATGTTGGCGAAGCTCTAATGTCGAACGCCATTGCAACAGCAAATATGTTAGAATTTGCTCCTGGGTATAACCGGTTCATATATACATCTAGTTCTGAAGTTTATGGGTATCAAGAGTCTGTTCCTTTTCGTGAAACCTCTATTCCCAATCCGATTTCTCCCTATGCAATTGGCAAATATTCAGGTGAGTTGTATGCCCGCATGAAGCGTCGTCAAACACGGCAACAGATTGTCTGTGTCAGGCCTTTTAACACTTTTGGACCATATCAAAGCGAAAGAGCGGTTATTCCTGAATTAATTATTAAAAGTTTGCGAAATATGCCGATTGAAACAACGGAAGGAACACAAACGCGAGAATTTAATTATGTTGATAATATTGTTGATGGGTTCTTACTGTTGTCGGATATGGATCCTCCGCCCGAACAAGTTATTAATATTGGTGCCCAGCAGGAAATTCGCATATGCGATTTGGTAAAAATAATCCATGAATTATGTGGTTCTAAATCAGAGCTTCGTATTGGAGCTTTACCGAACAGGCCTACAGAAATTCTTAGAATGTTTGCAGATAATACACAAGCGGTACAAATATTGAAATGGCGGCCTAAAGTATCTTTTGAAGAAGGATTAAAACGTTCCATTGATTGGTTCAGGAAGTATCTGGGTGTTTTTTATGCATCATCATCTCCATTGAATCAATTATAG
- a CDS encoding DUF5615 family PIN-like protein: MITLYMDEHVPRAITIGLRVRGIDVLTVQEDNFSGRSDPELLDRAAQLKRTIFTNDDDFLVEATKRQRNGQLFYGLIYAHHLRISIGNCIKELELLSKSGEIDEIKNQVIFLPLKTS, translated from the coding sequence GTGATTACTCTGTATATGGACGAACATGTTCCAAGAGCGATTACAATTGGATTAAGGGTCAGGGGAATTGATGTTCTTACAGTACAGGAAGATAATTTTTCTGGCAGGTCCGATCCTGAATTGTTGGATAGGGCTGCACAACTTAAGAGGACTATTTTTACCAATGATGATGATTTTCTCGTTGAAGCAACAAAACGCCAGCGTAACGGGCAGTTATTTTATGGATTAATTTATGCGCATCATTTGAGAATTTCTATAGGGAATTGTATTAAAGAACTTGAGCTTTTGTCAAAATCAGGTGAAATTGATGAAATAAAAAATCAAGTGATATTTTTACCATTAAAAACTTCATGA
- the kdsB gene encoding 3-deoxy-manno-octulosonate cytidylyltransferase, whose amino-acid sequence MKVVGIIPARLQSTRLPRKALIDIMGLPMIIHTYKRSQLSKKLRDVYVATDSEEIAEIVRSFNGKVIMTGSHHKTGSDRLAEACLSVDADIIVNIQGDEPLVYPEHIDAITEPLLADPSVLISVGVTPYKEKKSFSDIKAVLDIESNILYCSRTDIPSDARAPVQEMLKMCFIVPFRKKFLLQFASWSPTPLEVIEYNEYLRVLEHGIKLKAIKVRGASISVDTAGDLEKVRKLMENDTVRHFYS is encoded by the coding sequence ATGAAGGTTGTTGGGATAATTCCTGCGAGGTTACAATCTACACGCCTTCCGAGAAAGGCGCTAATTGATATCATGGGTTTGCCCATGATTATACATACCTATAAGAGAAGTCAGCTCTCAAAAAAGCTCCGGGACGTTTATGTTGCTACTGATAGTGAAGAAATTGCTGAAATTGTTCGATCTTTTAACGGCAAGGTGATAATGACGGGGAGTCATCATAAGACAGGCTCCGATCGTTTAGCAGAGGCTTGCCTCTCTGTTGATGCAGATATTATCGTTAATATACAGGGAGATGAGCCACTTGTATATCCAGAACATATAGATGCTATAACAGAACCTCTGCTTGCAGACCCATCTGTTTTGATTTCCGTCGGAGTGACCCCGTATAAGGAAAAAAAAAGCTTTTCAGATATAAAGGCGGTTTTGGATATTGAGAGTAATATTTTATATTGTTCAAGAACGGATATTCCAAGTGATGCACGTGCCCCTGTTCAGGAGATGTTAAAAATGTGTTTTATCGTTCCGTTCCGAAAGAAATTTCTTCTTCAATTTGCTTCGTGGTCACCCACCCCACTGGAAGTAATAGAATATAACGAATATCTGCGTGTTCTTGAACATGGTATAAAATTAAAGGCTATAAAAGTGCGGGGTGCCTCAATCAGTGTTGATACGGCAGGGGATTTGGAAAAAGTAAGAAAATTAATGGAAAACGATACCGTAAGACATTTTTATTCCTAA
- a CDS encoding Uma2 family endonuclease, which produces MTKETEALVEKKKKRRKIPKELIYEMRRGNPIYYRDYDKVLAGEKTLEEVMGSSGLQSYLIILVLNLLLSKLSGRYVVLSNEVGFKFSPKSWRNLDIAVFGKEKVKDALLKDEYIAVPPKVVIEVDTKADLKKYGDVIHYINEKTDDLLDSGVERVIWVLTKERKVMVAEKGKRWFITDWDDEIDYIETIKFSVNQLLKT; this is translated from the coding sequence ATGACTAAAGAAACAGAAGCTTTAGTTGAAAAAAAGAAAAAAAGAAGAAAAATACCAAAAGAACTTATCTATGAAATGAGGAGAGGAAATCCAATATATTATAGAGATTATGATAAAGTTTTGGCTGGGGAAAAAACGCTGGAGGAGGTTATGGGGAGCAGCGGATTGCAATCATATCTGATTATACTTGTTTTAAATCTTTTGTTGTCAAAATTAAGTGGTCGATATGTGGTATTATCGAATGAGGTGGGGTTTAAATTTTCTCCAAAAAGCTGGAGAAATCTGGATATTGCAGTTTTTGGAAAAGAAAAAGTAAAAGATGCTTTGCTTAAGGACGAGTATATTGCTGTTCCACCCAAGGTGGTTATTGAAGTAGATACAAAAGCTGATTTAAAAAAATACGGAGATGTTATTCATTATATAAACGAAAAAACAGATGATTTACTTGATTCCGGTGTGGAAAGAGTAATATGGGTACTTACGAAGGAGAGAAAGGTTATGGTAGCGGAAAAAGGCAAGAGGTGGTTTATTACAGATTGGGATGATGAGATAGATTATATCGAAACCATAAAATTCTCCGTAAATCAACTGCTGAAAACGTAA
- a CDS encoding B12-binding domain-containing radical SAM protein — protein MKKTIILCSPTSEDMRVGLDEKGGMFFPPLGILLVAQSLKNEGYTVKFYDGNFESTYKVKLLSYVNKHADDILFIGFYLTLLQVRDMIEIVKTVRGINNEIKVVVGGPFPSVLPKVTMDSGIVDIACIGDGAKVVVSIADCGLDRESLREIPNISFKYNNDIVTNQRTVRDELNETTRIDYSAFINMEGYVNKFRVYLKENDTAIKRAVPILTGLGCSYKCSFCENALLNHKHVSLSAENIIGQIKFYHENYNIDSFSFFDEDFLFDMKRTLSLMALIKENGLKIKWGSQCRVNYFRESYVNTDFLRLLEESGCVRFTMGVETGSPAMLKKLRKGIKPEQVIRAAEYGKDSSIVFSYSLIVNLPEETYADVYKTVELMDKVFSIKKNSFVSAVHQYFSYPKTPLSIEMEQKLGVDPLKNITFEQFAKFDLNDYNKKVNPVKIDYRKECLIFYRLLNKVPQLFQFNIRIVARFLLRSCVGKIRQVMNCYSFPIEIYVIHWLRVNRRHLDDVRNLEDR, from the coding sequence ATGAAAAAGACGATTATTCTCTGTTCTCCGACATCTGAGGATATGCGGGTTGGTCTCGATGAAAAAGGAGGGATGTTTTTTCCTCCACTGGGTATTTTATTGGTGGCTCAATCCTTAAAGAATGAGGGATATACGGTAAAATTCTATGATGGTAATTTCGAGAGTACTTATAAGGTAAAATTGTTGAGTTATGTAAACAAGCATGCGGATGATATCTTGTTTATAGGTTTTTATCTTACACTGCTTCAAGTCAGGGATATGATAGAAATTGTTAAAACGGTTAGAGGAATTAACAATGAAATTAAGGTTGTGGTAGGAGGCCCATTTCCCTCGGTGCTTCCAAAAGTTACAATGGATAGTGGAATTGTAGACATTGCGTGTATCGGAGATGGTGCAAAAGTAGTAGTTTCAATAGCAGATTGTGGACTAGACAGAGAATCCTTAAGGGAAATTCCTAATATTTCCTTCAAATATAATAATGATATTGTTACGAATCAACGCACGGTTCGGGATGAACTGAACGAAACGACAAGAATAGATTATTCTGCATTTATCAATATGGAAGGCTATGTTAATAAATTCAGGGTTTACCTTAAGGAAAATGATACAGCAATTAAACGCGCCGTGCCGATTTTAACGGGATTGGGATGCTCATATAAATGTAGTTTTTGCGAAAATGCCCTTTTAAACCATAAGCATGTGAGTCTGTCTGCAGAGAACATTATTGGACAGATAAAATTTTATCACGAGAACTATAATATTGATTCTTTCTCATTCTTTGATGAAGATTTTCTTTTTGATATGAAAAGAACGTTGAGTCTCATGGCGCTTATAAAAGAGAATGGGTTAAAAATAAAGTGGGGTTCCCAGTGTAGAGTAAATTATTTCAGGGAGAGTTACGTTAACACTGATTTTTTAAGGCTTTTAGAGGAAAGCGGTTGTGTCCGTTTTACTATGGGGGTGGAAACAGGTTCTCCTGCAATGCTGAAGAAGTTACGGAAAGGTATTAAACCTGAACAGGTGATAAGAGCCGCAGAATATGGGAAGGACTCATCAATCGTTTTTAGTTATTCCTTGATCGTTAACTTGCCGGAGGAAACGTATGCCGATGTTTATAAAACGGTGGAATTAATGGATAAGGTATTTTCAATTAAAAAAAACAGTTTCGTGTCTGCGGTGCATCAGTACTTTTCCTATCCTAAAACGCCCTTATCGATTGAAATGGAGCAAAAATTAGGTGTTGATCCGTTAAAGAATATTACCTTTGAGCAGTTTGCGAAATTTGACTTAAATGATTACAATAAAAAAGTAAATCCGGTAAAAATTGATTATAGGAAAGAATGTTTGATATTTTATCGCCTTCTTAATAAAGTTCCACAACTATTTCAGTTTAATATACGGATTGTGGCTCGTTTTTTACTCAGATCGTGTGTTGGTAAAATAAGGCAAGTGATGAACTGCTATTCCTTTCCGATAGAGATATATGTGATACATTGGTTGCGTGTCAATCGCAGGCATCTTGATGATGTACGAAATCTTGAAGATAGATAA